The sequence below is a genomic window from Wyeomyia smithii strain HCP4-BCI-WySm-NY-G18 chromosome 1, ASM2978416v1, whole genome shotgun sequence.
cgctacgatcctgcagacactaacagtctctctcgagccgagacgactgactagttaggctagcatcgtacccTAAGGCcagttacaaaacgaaaagCATATAAAACGTCGTATgcagaaacaaataaaataaataaaaggttttcttgaaaaatctcgaaaacgaTTATATtgttttctaagagcatttctggttgtatttacatcaaaaatagttttttaacagtcaacttgtataatttacagaaaaaatacgaatttgaaatatgtacaaaaattagtttttcaaaaaattcctaaataatattggtgcttattacgggagtcacttcacggagaaatatatttcactctcacgctcacttcacttttttagacctattcccgattccacctcaagtgaggtgacaaaaatcacctccgtggagtgagattggcagtgaagtgaaaacgagaataggacaagtgaaatgagcaagtttcccagctcaaaaatttttaagtcccggaaagtcgattgagctgaaattttgtaagaggatatttttcgacaagaggaaacttttgagccctaccgctaaacgaaattcgaaggtcaattttttccttacgttccattggccgcagctcaaaaatttgtaagtttcagagccgatttttttcaagaaaaaaaaaattcgccttactggaaaataaatcccataCATATTACCGCTAAATCACAattcaatcgatttttaaacttccctatatccgtgaaatcatttcaccgttcaaaatggtcgtgaaataattccacgcgaaacgtcgcttttccCGTTTTCACTTCACTTATATGACACTCAGAATAACCCAGAATGACCAAGCGGGTCAAAAAAAGtaagtttagtgactttttggtcaaaaaattgacTGCTGAAGAATAATGTGATTTTTAAGGGACCAAATTGCAGTCCTGCACTTCCAACTTCTCCATCATTTGTAATTGCATCATacacaatactttgaaaaaatcttggtaacaaCTATctcgattaaataaaaaaaatcccgactttttcctgcatttttcccgatgtaatttaattcccgactttttcccccatttcccgttttcccgattgagtggccaccctgcaatTAGCACCACGTCCGAACAACCCTGGAAGAAGGCCCCAGTTAAAACCACACATACAGCAATCCTCTTAGAACATAATTTATTTCCCCTTTTAAACGTATATGCCCCTTCACTGTAGTAGGGCAACTAGCAGGAACCGGGAAAGGCCGGGAAGTTATTGCTAGCAGGAGTCTTGGTCCGCCTCGATTACCGGTTCCGCTACGCATTCAATTGTCGTTCGGTTGACAAAGCCTCGTTAACCCGTACCTTCGCTCGGGGGAGGCCGCGTAACGCGAATAACATAAATAATGAAAGTTTAATAACAATAATACTGTTTGTATCTaatttggagaaaaaaaaacacggaagTCCACAGGGGATATAGAGGTATGATAGGTAATTGCTCAAAATGGGACCATGTGGTTTAAGAATGGCCCCTAAGGAGTGTGGTGTAGCTCATTGAGAATTCCAAGCCTTCCAGGGCTATAAAAAACTGAATACTATTGTATTGGTTTACAAATCAACAAATGTTAATAATCGGGGTAAACACGGTAGGATTCACTATTGGCttaattcattattcattatattCAGAAGCACGTGCAACCAAAAAGTTAAATAATACAACCTAATTTTAAATTACTAAAATTAATAGATGCAGACTGTGAGACGACAATTTTTATCTTATCGTAAAACACGTTTATTAATAGTTTATAATAAGATGTCGTGATTGAGAAATGTGTGAATGCTAGAACTTTTCATAAAACCAGTGACATAGCATAAGACCAAGTTGAGCGAAAAAACTACTTTTTATTCGATCTTCTGCCATTTTTCAGTAACTCGGTTTTTAGCATATCACTAGGTTTAAATGGCAATGATAAATCCTTCGTGCGCTGTAAAACGTATCGTTCTAAACTTCGACCAACTCTGGAAAATATGCAAACAGATAATTAAACATACATTACTTAAGAAAATCATTTGCTTACTGATAGATTTCGGTTtcatctgtattatacagatcgcAATTGCGGAAAATCAATTGAACGTCGTTCATCATTTGTTCGTTAATTCTGTATTTGCCCATGTTCAGCTTCGATTTAATTTTTGCAAAGTCCATAGGGTTTTTTATAATGGAATAATAGTCAGGGACTTCTTTGACTGAAACTGGTCTATTGAACGGCCACGAATCAGGATGCTTTAAAATGTCATCAAGTAGAGTATAAAGAGCAACGTTGTTTAACGGTAAATCATCTCCGGTGCGGCGAGCTCGGCGACTGCTGGAGGAATCTAAATCCGCATCGATGGAATTTGGCGTGCATACGGATCGATAAGATTTACTGTGTGGAGATAATGTATCATCATTATGATCATCTACGTTGTATCCATTTGATATGAAACGTTTGCCGGAAGAGTGTCGTTTAGGTCGAGCCATACAAATGAGTGGTTCATCATCACTGTTTTCAGCACCGTCTTCAGAAGCTTTTCGTTTGATGTTTCGCTTCTTAGAACCATTATTAATGATTTGTCCTTCCTCATCTGAGCATTCTTCAACTTCTTTAACAATAGTTTCTTCCAATACTTCGTCCTCTTCAGGATCGTCTTCAATGGGTTCATCTTCAACaaaaacttttcgttttttggtTTGCTTCTTTTTAGCATACTCTTCAGGGCGACACTTCGGGCAAAACCAATCTCCCTCTGGAACCTGTTTAAGTTTAGGCTTTAAACAGTACATATGACAAGCACGATTACAATCATCGCACAACAGGGTCATATCGGGGTCACCTTTACGTCTACATATCATACATGCTATACGCTCAGCAGATCTGGACCACTGAATAGCGTCATAGAGCACGTTATAATACAAAAAGATTTGTGAGAAACTAGTTGCTCTCATTAATGTTTCCTCCCAATGAGCTAAATTTTTTTGCCCTTCTATTAACTTTTTCGCCATTGTTGCTTTATCTTTTGTTTGTTTCTCTGGGCCAAATGGAAAGCGAAAAAATTTGCAATCTATACATTGTTCAATTTGCAACAGTGCTTTTGCCAAAGAATGTACTTTTTCGCGCAAAAGGATGGGTTCATCAAGCGGAATAGTTTTATCGGCTAAATTTTTCGATTCCGGTACAACGTTATTATGAAGGTTATACGCAGGATTTTTGCAGTGTATAATTGATTGATCATCATCCGAATCGCCATCTTCCATTCCTTCGTCCATTTCTTCATCTTCTTTTTTCTCATTAGTAGCCTTTACACGATTCAATCCCCAAACAAGCGGTTCAGAAAGTTGTTTGTATTCAAATTGTTCGATTGCCTCACGCCACTCATCGCGATTATTCACTTTCATTGAACCCAAATAACCAATAGTAATTTTTGATTCAAGTTCCAATAAGTTTTCTCGTAGCGATGCCTCGAATATTACATTTGCATCTGTTCCAGATTCATGATTAAAATTTGGTGCGTCGTAAATTTTGCTACACATTATCTTATTCTTAGCCATCACTTCATCCCGCTGGTCTGACGtagcaataattttttcaatgggacagTCTTTAATGTGAGTAAGAATTAATTCTTTTTCGTTTTCCAAATTTTCACGCAAATTTTTTTCCCGCAATCCGCGTGAATTGAGACTTTCAATCAATTCATTCAATTGCTCTTCTGTGTGATAGAATCCCCAATGTATAGAACCTGGATAGTTATCGTTATGAACAGGACATGCTTTGGGATTGGCTGTACACATCATTAACTCGGCGACACTCGGTGGTTCTTTCTTGACGGATGCAGATTCGTCGTCAATTCCATTCATCGCTGTAGATTTATTATAATCATTCAAACCTTTCAGTTTTGCACTACCATTCAgcattaatttttcaatgacGAGTTCTCCAACAACTGCCCGATTTTCCTTGTCATTTTGActcaatttattattcagaatCGTTTGTGTTATAAACTTTTTACGTTGATCCGGTGGACACAAAGCTAAACCAGGAATGTGCGGAGTGGGCACATCAAGACACTTTCCACTAAAAGTATGATCATGTTCGACAAACAGACCCGGAAGAGATTCAAAGAGCCAATAGCTGCGATGAGCGCGATCGCTTCCCAAATATATTTGATAATCAAAAAAACTTTCCTTACATTTATCAATATCTctctgcaaaattttgatgtcACGCTCAGCTTCGCCATCCATTTTGATGATGCTTTGTGCCATTTTTTCTTCCAATTCTTTGCGTAAAGCCGCTTTTTCCTCTAAAGACCCTTCGAATGCTGCAATCTGCAATACGGAAAATATAGTTGTTagataaaatttattaaaattttatctGACAAGGTATTTGTCTTGATGAATAACTTAATACTAACACAAAGTCAATAAACGATCACAAAATCTATCTACGAAGGTTGTCCAACTTTTCCTAGAAAaccattccccagaaaataaagtgTCGAAGGATTTTCCCCAGAATGAACCATTCTCCAGAATACCAAATATACTAGTTACCAGAATTCTAAACCCCTGAAAGTACTAGTTACCAGAAAACCGTTTCCACCAGAATGCACCAATGCCCAAAAAACtattctccagcatcactgtaacccgaaaaaaaaattagtattcagttattatattgttaacaTTCTGAATCATTTGACAATTTTAATTAACATTTGCGTACCTGTCCCCTCCAGagccgaaaatatgaaaattcttttacctgctaTTTTGCAAGATCTAAACCGaatttgatcgaacctttttcaaaggatcacaaatttatcatagtttttgggacagtaggggacatttgttccggatttatcggGGGGAACGGTGGGGTAATTATCCCTTCAAGAGACACAGGCTAAATTAaaaacggtagcgaaaccttgcttcaACATATCAAGCTTcaggtttttgcaaaacaacactattaacgatcggtaccgtaaaacggggcgaaaAGAAACAGTGGgacgaatagaaacaaaacttccgaacttgaaaaatgcgattttaagtctttgattacatttaaaaaccatacaaaaaatatttttttttggatagttcaatagtaaacaaGTCCTGCAAACCCATTTGGGTTAACAGCACTACTGTcggtttgcttaaaaaaatgcaaaatgggggctcaaattctgaacgtttccgagtaccaaaaaactttgtctgtggaagccattctgcttcacttagaacttgttcgtgtgatatactgggtcggtagctaagcatttcaagtttttacggtGAATTAAAGAATTGCCGTAAGGTATTCATCACCACGTTACCtatgtttcatggaaaactcgCGGTTCTCAGATCAACGGGGCTAATAGAAACAACGCCGTAGCGGCCtttttttgtaccaaaacatgTGGATTTGAGAAATGCTATAATGTTTTATACAGTCGAatcgctttatagcgacatcttAAGGGACCGTCGTAATAGAGAAATGTCGTAATGAAAGGAAGAATTTTTATGTAGGTAAAAGAGAAGGGACCCTTGAGAATGTCGCAATAGAGAGATTTGTCATTACAAAAAAgtcgttatagagagattcCACTGTATGTAAAATGATGTCTGGAACATGTTTTGTGCATTTTCAGCCCATCATGGTCAGGACTTACCaacaaaaaagtccaaaaacgtatTCGCTCCGCCTGTTGCTGTTGAGATTTTACGCAAAAAACTGTTTCCTTGTCAAGCGGTTACGAAATATTAATATATAATCAACTACTCTGTGATAAATCGGATGTTACCTTTAGACTTCAATCCAATAGACAACCACGCTAGTTTCCAAAAACGTGATGAAAGTCTGATTTATCTGCTGCATGATGCTCGACATGGACTGACCCGAGAGATATGAATCAAGGTTTCAGTTCCGCCAAGACAAAATGTTCCCGGATGTCGTGTCCTAGATGAAACACCGGAAGATGCCAGACCGGTGGAAATGCTGACCCAACCCCGAGTCCTTCTGTTCCTAATAAGAACTCTAATAGAACATATTCATTCATAAGATAACAAACATGAAGTAATAAACcgaacatttttgatattttatatcgttttcttgcctctcatatcaataaatatgatgcaattgttctgttttcttcaaattaaaactatatttttttatcagaacaaggaaaacgtattttattggcgagtgtttctattcgccccattgCGGAAAAcctgcaacatttttttcaataaaacaatgaattacttattttatcaaaatggacgttacacccttaataaagggaggcaagacccatgttataaaacttttatattcattctatacattatagtatttttcgtacaCTGCAAGATGTATCGCAGACTGTTttattcgccccgttttacggtatttCGCCACTTTGTTTTAATTCGATAGTCGGATTCCCTCCGCCGTGCCAGTTCTGAATTGACTGTTGACTGTTCTGCGGCTTAAAATCATTTCCATCAaaccaaatatattaaataccaatatagttcacttacgtgaaattatgaagacaaattgaaaatgacagaagcgttagtcaccttttcgaccgctaggtgcaccacttctgattttgttcttcacgacatgcgaaatagagcaacttttgacaataatattaccctaatgggtacactgaaaaaaatgcacattttattgtgaagtggactcggccgaatattttataataataaagttcgcctatgtatgaggcaatccatgggtggtgttccacggtttgtacgtttgtcgacctccgacaatattttgagttgtaaaatggcgacttccggtgactggaaaactgctgaaaatgaccaaataccacctaatataggtgttttttttttcaaccagaatgacgctcagaggccagaaattgcctcgaaatgccagtttgaaatccaagatggcgacttccggtttttgaaaaatcagacaaaattttgaattgtaagatggcgacttccagtgattggaaaaaagaggaaaatgaccaaataccaccaatatggatgtttctttaactagaatgacgctcagaggccagaaattgtctctgaataccattttgaaatccaagatggcgacttccggtttctgagaaacagcgagatatgaccaaataccatccaatatgggtatttccgaaatcgtgatgatgcactgaaaccacaaatcgacctcagacaacattttgagtagtaaaatggcgacttttggtgactggaaaactgccgaaaatgacccaaaaacaaccaaatatgggtgtttctttaaccagaatgatgctcagaggccagaaattgtctccaaatgccattttgaaatccaatatggcgacttccggttcctaaacaacagtggcaaaagaccaaataacactcattatgggtatttccgggattgttatgatgcactgaagctacaaatcgacctcagataacattatgaattgtaaaatgacgacttccggtagatgggaaactgctgaaaataaccaaatatcacccaatatgggtatttcttcaaccggctgatttccatccaatatgagatgtttcgataccagaatgatacacaggagctagaatcgaccacagacaacattttgaattctaagatggtgacttccggtttctgtagaacagccgaaaatgactaaataacacctatcattggtgtttcttaaaccagaatgacgctcaggggccagaaattgtctccaaaaaaaaagcctaaagggaccaaataccacccaatatgagtgtttctttaaccagaatgatgcatggagctaaaaattgacctcagacaccattttgaattgtaagatggcaacttttgggaaacagccgaatactactgcatatgaatatttccgtaatcgaaataatgtatagaagccaagcattgaccctggacaccataatgaattcgaaga
It includes:
- the LOC129718317 gene encoding bromodomain adjacent to zinc finger domain protein 1A isoform X1, giving the protein MPLLRRKLFEKVSGTERLRDNDEVFYCETTNEIFSNYEDYFHRVLLISSIVWSCSITGKPNLTYAEALESEKQARKVLKSFPHAIKAPFLLIASHTKRCSLNAQLDDVLGFIKDRYFKGEELDAVDPNKNIYRSVTILEVLSNSNKTSPVKTEKNKYRVQSEDGCKPKEWIVCAENLKRDRFSTTRDKCKLFLKQHVEQVNGVLKIKEASIKKFVTEEGITADHIFLGKPPDFEQSKRLKNAEEKKQRQELEKKNEFPKLQQKQRKKKKDNECGTKNGKQQSISKYLKKSEDSSNNASESKGNKKDDANLKEEMERMRKEKAEKDALEKKRLEEQKAILAEQVTIAIKKYNRIQEDLELSDQRVIPAPQPVCTIIGKEHFSDFMFVLEFMTSFAELLSIKDKFANGLTMELLERALILKEVNGPLSDVLQVLLSTIFSLQIEEENEVPVRYDPKADCGNRKNGMETLKKATEAAIWCESQYCTKLNELPMDSTTISELLRLHFLASGALIEEKGAKWRYSMRGGYQSYDDPGLQLAQIHNHILLALNSYTVFHLSIADIFKILKCLIEQIMTYSSVRELIEERVENARIAKQQYVTVNAAKKKREASNASKKWDMKNEIKKKIAAFEGSLEEKAALRKELEEKMAQSIIKMDGEAERDIKILQRDIDKCKESFFDYQIYLGSDRAHRSYWLFESLPGLFVEHDHTFSGKCLDVPTPHIPGLALCPPDQRKKFITQTILNNKLSQNDKENRAVVGELVIEKLMLNGSAKLKGLNDYNKSTAMNGIDDESASVKKEPPSVAELMMCTANPKACPVHNDNYPGSIHWGFYHTEEQLNELIESLNSRGLREKNLRENLENEKELILTHIKDCPIEKIIATSDQRDEVMAKNKIMCSKIYDAPNFNHESGTDANVIFEASLRENLLELESKITIGYLGSMKVNNRDEWREAIEQFEYKQLSEPLVWGLNRVKATNEKKEDEEMDEGMEDGDSDDDQSIIHCKNPAYNLHNNVVPESKNLADKTIPLDEPILLREKVHSLAKALLQIEQCIDCKFFRFPFGPEKQTKDKATMAKKLIEGQKNLAHWEETLMRATSFSQIFLYYNVLYDAIQWSRSAERIACMICRRKGDPDMTLLCDDCNRACHMYCLKPKLKQVPEGDWFCPKCRPEEYAKKKQTKKRKVFVEDEPIEDDPEEDEVLEETIVKEVEECSDEEGQIINNGSKKRNIKRKASEDGAENSDDEPLICMARPKRHSSGKRFISNGYNVDDHNDDTLSPHSKSYRSVCTPNSIDADLDSSSSRRARRTGDDLPLNNVALYTLLDDILKHPDSWPFNRPVSVKEVPDYYSIIKNPMDFAKIKSKLNMGKYRINEQMMNDVQLIFRNCDLYNTDETEIYQVGRSLERYVLQRTKDLSLPFKPSDMLKTELLKNGRRSNKK
- the LOC129718317 gene encoding bromodomain adjacent to zinc finger domain protein 1A isoform X2, producing the protein MSSTPFMLFSFRTWDYFHRVLLISSIVWSCSITGKPNLTYAEALESEKQARKVLKSFPHAIKAPFLLIASHTKRCSLNAQLDDVLGFIKDRYFKGEELDAVDPNKNIYRSVTILEVLSNSNKTSPVKTEKNKYRVQSEDGCKPKEWIVCAENLKRDRFSTTRDKCKLFLKQHVEQVNGVLKIKEASIKKFVTEEGITADHIFLGKPPDFEQSKRLKNAEEKKQRQELEKKNEFPKLQQKQRKKKKDNECGTKNGKQQSISKYLKKSEDSSNNASESKGNKKDDANLKEEMERMRKEKAEKDALEKKRLEEQKAILAEQVTIAIKKYNRIQEDLELSDQRVIPAPQPVCTIIGKEHFSDFMFVLEFMTSFAELLSIKDKFANGLTMELLERALILKEVNGPLSDVLQVLLSTIFSLQIEEENEVPVRYDPKADCGNRKNGMETLKKATEAAIWCESQYCTKLNELPMDSTTISELLRLHFLASGALIEEKGAKWRYSMRGGYQSYDDPGLQLAQIHNHILLALNSYTVFHLSIADIFKILKCLIEQIMTYSSVRELIEERVENARIAKQQYVTVNAAKKKREASNASKKWDMKNEIKKKIAAFEGSLEEKAALRKELEEKMAQSIIKMDGEAERDIKILQRDIDKCKESFFDYQIYLGSDRAHRSYWLFESLPGLFVEHDHTFSGKCLDVPTPHIPGLALCPPDQRKKFITQTILNNKLSQNDKENRAVVGELVIEKLMLNGSAKLKGLNDYNKSTAMNGIDDESASVKKEPPSVAELMMCTANPKACPVHNDNYPGSIHWGFYHTEEQLNELIESLNSRGLREKNLRENLENEKELILTHIKDCPIEKIIATSDQRDEVMAKNKIMCSKIYDAPNFNHESGTDANVIFEASLRENLLELESKITIGYLGSMKVNNRDEWREAIEQFEYKQLSEPLVWGLNRVKATNEKKEDEEMDEGMEDGDSDDDQSIIHCKNPAYNLHNNVVPESKNLADKTIPLDEPILLREKVHSLAKALLQIEQCIDCKFFRFPFGPEKQTKDKATMAKKLIEGQKNLAHWEETLMRATSFSQIFLYYNVLYDAIQWSRSAERIACMICRRKGDPDMTLLCDDCNRACHMYCLKPKLKQVPEGDWFCPKCRPEEYAKKKQTKKRKVFVEDEPIEDDPEEDEVLEETIVKEVEECSDEEGQIINNGSKKRNIKRKASEDGAENSDDEPLICMARPKRHSSGKRFISNGYNVDDHNDDTLSPHSKSYRSVCTPNSIDADLDSSSSRRARRTGDDLPLNNVALYTLLDDILKHPDSWPFNRPVSVKEVPDYYSIIKNPMDFAKIKSKLNMGKYRINEQMMNDVQLIFRNCDLYNTDETEIYQVGRSLERYVLQRTKDLSLPFKPSDMLKTELLKNGRRSNKK